A genomic window from Silvanigrella paludirubra includes:
- a CDS encoding SDR family oxidoreductase produces the protein MTVFKENFLDGKISLVTGASRGIGREIALNLAKHGSYVFINYNKDEKSALELKSEIEKFNGKCEVMKFDVANSADVKFSVENISKEFKKLDILINNAGIAKAALALRFKEEEYDEVMDSNVKGHFNCIKYCLPLLLRSSSSSIVNLSSVLGITGDMGNSVYATSKAAILGLTKSIALEYASKNLRVNCIAPGFIKTDMTAQVSEEVTKIVLSKIPLKYQGNPIEIANCVLFLVSDAAKYITGQTLSVDGGMIMR, from the coding sequence ATGACAGTATTTAAAGAAAATTTTTTAGATGGTAAAATTTCATTAGTAACTGGGGCTTCAAGGGGAATTGGAAGAGAGATAGCTCTAAACTTAGCAAAACATGGTTCTTATGTTTTTATAAATTATAATAAAGATGAAAAATCAGCTCTTGAATTAAAATCTGAAATTGAAAAATTTAACGGTAAATGTGAAGTAATGAAATTTGATGTGGCTAATAGTGCAGATGTTAAATTTTCGGTAGAAAATATTTCAAAAGAATTTAAAAAACTCGATATTTTAATAAATAATGCTGGTATAGCAAAGGCAGCACTAGCACTAAGATTCAAAGAAGAAGAATACGACGAAGTAATGGATAGTAATGTTAAAGGCCATTTTAATTGCATTAAATACTGTCTACCTTTATTATTAAGATCAAGTTCATCTTCAATTGTAAATTTATCTTCGGTTTTAGGTATTACTGGTGATATGGGAAATTCAGTATACGCCACTTCAAAAGCAGCTATTTTAGGATTAACGAAAAGTATTGCTCTGGAATATGCAAGTAAAAATTTAAGAGTAAATTGTATTGCTCCAGGATTTATTAAAACTGATATGACAGCACAAGTCAGTGAAGAAGTAACAAAGATCGTTCTTTCAAAAATACCATTAAAGTATCAGGGTAACCCTATAGAAATAGCAAATTGTGTTCTATTTTTAGTTTCAGATGCGGCAAAATATATTACAGGACAAACACTTTCTGTTGATGGCGGAATGATAATGAGGTAA
- a CDS encoding helix-turn-helix domain-containing protein: protein MTSSIGDRITYLRKQARLTRIFIREKYSISENTLRKWEENKLKVPEDKIDLIFYVFNNEGVQVTKEWIKSGKGDKPLFSINYEKIKISSIKNDDVLALEEMQLLISTDKENLVYMLLENDTMFPYYQPISWIIGKKNNNLSSCIGKDCIIKVKNNNSFTFRRVGYSEKKDCFNLYILNTYDIKFSDPVYYDVEVEFIAPISWIRKIYEQK from the coding sequence ATGACGTCTTCAATTGGTGACAGAATTACATATTTAAGGAAACAAGCAAGATTAACAAGAATTTTTATTCGAGAAAAATATAGCATTTCAGAAAATACACTCCGAAAATGGGAAGAAAATAAATTAAAAGTACCTGAAGATAAAATTGATCTAATTTTTTATGTATTCAATAACGAAGGTGTACAGGTAACAAAAGAGTGGATTAAATCAGGGAAAGGCGACAAGCCTTTATTTTCAATTAATTATGAAAAAATAAAAATATCCTCAATAAAAAATGATGATGTTTTAGCTTTAGAGGAAATGCAATTACTTATTTCAACCGATAAAGAAAACCTAGTTTATATGCTTTTAGAGAATGATACTATGTTCCCTTATTACCAGCCAATTTCATGGATTATTGGCAAAAAAAATAATAACTTATCATCTTGTATTGGGAAAGATTGTATAATAAAAGTAAAAAATAACAATAGTTTTACTTTTAGACGTGTAGGTTACTCAGAAAAAAAGGATTGTTTTAATCTTTACATACTAAATACATATGATATAAAGTTTTCTGACCCCGTTTATTATGATGTTGAAGTTGAATTTATTGCACCTATTTCATGGATAAGAAAAATATATGAGCAAAAATAA
- a CDS encoding acyl-CoA thioesterase has translation MSKNKIEIGNQKSLFLYETKVRVGDLNYANHLGHDNLIKIIHDVRMSFLEKYGLGEINLDINIGLIIANLNINYLSQSFLNDFLRINVYPGEIYNSSFEILYKIENQNEIISICSTTMVCCDIIKKRPVRIPEKFLKILKYENII, from the coding sequence ATGAGCAAAAATAAAATTGAAATTGGTAATCAAAAAAGTCTGTTTCTTTATGAAACTAAAGTAAGAGTTGGAGATCTAAATTATGCAAATCATCTAGGTCATGATAATTTAATTAAAATCATTCATGATGTTAGAATGTCTTTTTTAGAAAAATATGGGCTTGGCGAAATAAATTTAGATATAAATATTGGTTTAATAATTGCAAATTTAAACATTAACTATTTATCACAATCTTTTTTAAACGACTTTTTAAGAATAAATGTTTATCCTGGTGAAATATATAATAGTTCATTTGAAATACTTTATAAAATTGAAAACCAAAATGAAATTATCTCAATATGTTCAACTACAATGGTTTGCTGTGATATAATTAAAAAAAGACCTGTTAGAATTCCAGAAAAATTTTTAAAAATATTAAAGTATGAAAACATCATATAA
- a CDS encoding AbrB/MazE/SpoVT family DNA-binding domain-containing protein → MDHVKQINDRGVLTIPSNIRKHLDLKAGDYVSFKVNDNGVVEISKVQLEIKQVINTNVQTLINK, encoded by the coding sequence ATGGATCATGTAAAACAAATTAACGATAGAGGTGTTTTAACTATTCCGTCCAACATTAGAAAGCATTTAGATCTTAAAGCTGGTGATTACGTTTCGTTTAAAGTAAATGATAATGGTGTTGTAGAAATATCAAAAGTTCAATTGGAAATTAAGCAAGTAATTAATACAAATGTACAAACATTAATAAATAAATGA